One genomic segment of Strix aluco isolate bStrAlu1 chromosome 7, bStrAlu1.hap1, whole genome shotgun sequence includes these proteins:
- the CHST3 gene encoding carbohydrate sulfotransferase 3 isoform X2, with product MEIRRALPQDFRELLHCLKMRSKYAVLLVFVVGLVIIEKENNFISRVSDKLKQSPQALAEANGTEASPAPAENGSLASLRELDAAFSQLRSHLRNITLQLEGDGDPGPRRHVLLMATTRTGSSFVGEFFNQQGSIFYLFEPLWHIERTVTFEPGGANAVGSALVYRDVLKQLLLCDLYILESFILPAPEGHLTPFMFRRGSSRSLCEEPVCTPNAKKVFEKYHCKNRRCGPLNITLAAEACRRKQHVALKTVRIRQLEFLQPLVEDPRLDVRIIQLVRDPRAVLASRMVAFSGKYETWKKWASEGEAPLHEEEVQRLRGNCESIRLSAELGLRRPGWLRGRYMLVRYEDVARAPLQKAEEMYRFAGLPLTHQVEEWIGKNTQAPRDGSGVYSTRKNSSEQFEKWRFSIPFKLAQVVQDACAPAMRLFGYKLASSPAALANRSFSLLEEAQPSWVT from the exons ATGGAGATCCGACGTGCTTTGCCCCAGGATTTCCGGGAGCTGCTGCACTGCCTGAAGATGAGGAGCAAGTACGCCGTCCTGCTGGTCTTTGTCGTCGGCCTCGTCATCATCGAGAAGGAGAACAACTTCATCTCCAG GGTGTCGGACAAGCTGAAGCAGTCCCCGCAGGCGCTGGCAGAGGCCAACGGCACGGAGGCCAGCCCGGCGCCGGCTGAGAACGGCTCGCTGGCCTCGCTGCGAGAGCTGGATGCCGCCTTCTCCCAGCTGAGGTCCCACCTGCGCAACATCACCCTGCAGCTGGAGGGTGACGGGGACCCCGGGCCACGGCGGCACGTCCTGCTGATGGCCACCACCCGCACCGGCTCCTCCTTCGTGGGGGAGTTCTTCAACCAGCAAGGCAGCATCTTCTACCTCTTCGAGCCCCTCTGGCACATCGAGAGGACGGTGACCTTTGAGCCGGGGGGAGCCAATGCGGTGGGCTCGGCCTTGGTCTACCGGGACGTCCTCAAGCAGCTCCTCCTCTGCGACCTCTACATCTTGGAGAGCTTTATCTTGCCGGCACCCGAGGGCCACCTGACGCCCTTCATGTTTCGGCGCGGCTCGAGCCGCTCACTCTGTGAGGAGCCCGTCTGCACGCCCAACGCCAAGAAGGTCTTCGAGAAGTACCACTGCAAGAACCGCCGCTGTGGCCCCCTCAACATCACCCTGGCCGCCGAGGCGTGCCGGCGCAAGCAGCACGTGGCTCTGAAGACGGTGCGCATCCGGCAGCTGGAGTTCCTGCAGCCGCTGGTAGAGGACCCTCGGCTGGATGTGCGCATCATCCAGCTGGTGCGGGACCCCCGGGCCGTCCTGGCTTCCCGCATGGTGGCCTTCTCTGGCAAGTACGAGACCTGGAAGAAGTGGGCATCCGAAGGGGAGGCTCCCCTCCACGAGGAGGAGGTGCAGCGGCTGCGGGGTAACTGCGAGAGCATCCGTCTGTCGGCCGAGCTGGGGCTGCGGCGGCCGGGCTGGCTGCGGGGTCGTTACATGCTGGTACGCTACGAGGACGTGGCACGGGCACCCTTGCAGAAGGCGGAGGAGATGTACCGCTTTGCCGGGCTCCCCCTCACCCACCAAGTAGAGGAGTGGATCGGCAAAAACACGCAGGCACCCCGCGATGGCAGCGGCGTCTACTCCACCCGCAAAAACTCTTCTGAGCAGTTCGAGAAGTGGCGGTTCAGCATCCCCTTCAAGCTGGCACAGGTGGTGCAGGATGCTTGCGCCCCGGCCATGCGCCTCTTTGGCTACAAGCTGGCCAGTAGCCCTGCCGCGCTGGCTAACCGCTCCTTCAGCCTGCTGGAGGAGGCACAGCCCTCCTGGGTCACGTAA
- the CHST3 gene encoding carbohydrate sulfotransferase 3 isoform X1, whose amino-acid sequence MDWGRAAPGRASEAEDAGQLAQDTSPAGGRDVCVPAMEIRRALPQDFRELLHCLKMRSKYAVLLVFVVGLVIIEKENNFISRVSDKLKQSPQALAEANGTEASPAPAENGSLASLRELDAAFSQLRSHLRNITLQLEGDGDPGPRRHVLLMATTRTGSSFVGEFFNQQGSIFYLFEPLWHIERTVTFEPGGANAVGSALVYRDVLKQLLLCDLYILESFILPAPEGHLTPFMFRRGSSRSLCEEPVCTPNAKKVFEKYHCKNRRCGPLNITLAAEACRRKQHVALKTVRIRQLEFLQPLVEDPRLDVRIIQLVRDPRAVLASRMVAFSGKYETWKKWASEGEAPLHEEEVQRLRGNCESIRLSAELGLRRPGWLRGRYMLVRYEDVARAPLQKAEEMYRFAGLPLTHQVEEWIGKNTQAPRDGSGVYSTRKNSSEQFEKWRFSIPFKLAQVVQDACAPAMRLFGYKLASSPAALANRSFSLLEEAQPSWVT is encoded by the exons ATGGATTGGG GCAGGGCCGCCCCGGGCAGGGCCAGCGAGGCAGAGGATGCTGGGCAGCTAGCGCAGGACACCTCCCCAGCAGGTGGGAGGGACGTGTGTGTCCCCGCCATGGAGATCCGACGTGCTTTGCCCCAGGATTTCCGGGAGCTGCTGCACTGCCTGAAGATGAGGAGCAAGTACGCCGTCCTGCTGGTCTTTGTCGTCGGCCTCGTCATCATCGAGAAGGAGAACAACTTCATCTCCAG GGTGTCGGACAAGCTGAAGCAGTCCCCGCAGGCGCTGGCAGAGGCCAACGGCACGGAGGCCAGCCCGGCGCCGGCTGAGAACGGCTCGCTGGCCTCGCTGCGAGAGCTGGATGCCGCCTTCTCCCAGCTGAGGTCCCACCTGCGCAACATCACCCTGCAGCTGGAGGGTGACGGGGACCCCGGGCCACGGCGGCACGTCCTGCTGATGGCCACCACCCGCACCGGCTCCTCCTTCGTGGGGGAGTTCTTCAACCAGCAAGGCAGCATCTTCTACCTCTTCGAGCCCCTCTGGCACATCGAGAGGACGGTGACCTTTGAGCCGGGGGGAGCCAATGCGGTGGGCTCGGCCTTGGTCTACCGGGACGTCCTCAAGCAGCTCCTCCTCTGCGACCTCTACATCTTGGAGAGCTTTATCTTGCCGGCACCCGAGGGCCACCTGACGCCCTTCATGTTTCGGCGCGGCTCGAGCCGCTCACTCTGTGAGGAGCCCGTCTGCACGCCCAACGCCAAGAAGGTCTTCGAGAAGTACCACTGCAAGAACCGCCGCTGTGGCCCCCTCAACATCACCCTGGCCGCCGAGGCGTGCCGGCGCAAGCAGCACGTGGCTCTGAAGACGGTGCGCATCCGGCAGCTGGAGTTCCTGCAGCCGCTGGTAGAGGACCCTCGGCTGGATGTGCGCATCATCCAGCTGGTGCGGGACCCCCGGGCCGTCCTGGCTTCCCGCATGGTGGCCTTCTCTGGCAAGTACGAGACCTGGAAGAAGTGGGCATCCGAAGGGGAGGCTCCCCTCCACGAGGAGGAGGTGCAGCGGCTGCGGGGTAACTGCGAGAGCATCCGTCTGTCGGCCGAGCTGGGGCTGCGGCGGCCGGGCTGGCTGCGGGGTCGTTACATGCTGGTACGCTACGAGGACGTGGCACGGGCACCCTTGCAGAAGGCGGAGGAGATGTACCGCTTTGCCGGGCTCCCCCTCACCCACCAAGTAGAGGAGTGGATCGGCAAAAACACGCAGGCACCCCGCGATGGCAGCGGCGTCTACTCCACCCGCAAAAACTCTTCTGAGCAGTTCGAGAAGTGGCGGTTCAGCATCCCCTTCAAGCTGGCACAGGTGGTGCAGGATGCTTGCGCCCCGGCCATGCGCCTCTTTGGCTACAAGCTGGCCAGTAGCCCTGCCGCGCTGGCTAACCGCTCCTTCAGCCTGCTGGAGGAGGCACAGCCCTCCTGGGTCACGTAA